TGCAGGTATTCCATCACAGGCGTTGGATTTGCGGGGGTTCCCGCATCGCTAGGCAGCGAAATCGGGCCTAAAACATCTAAAATGGTCTCGCTACTGGGGGGAGGCGCAATGACGACGAGAGATGAGTCTAACTGCGCCTCGTATTGCCAAAACCGATTTAAATCAAGCGGTGAGGAAACCGGAGAGGCTGGCGTGGGTTGAGTTTCACCCTCAGTATTGTCTTCTGCCATCCCGCGCAATTGGCGCAAAGCACTGGTAATCTGGTCTTTAGTGCGTCCCCGTAACTGAAATAACACAAACGGATCGTCACCAAAGCGATCGGCTAATAAATAATATACTGCCCCAATATGCTTGCAAGGATTCGCTTTATCGGGACAACTACAGCGCGAATGGACTTCATCTAGCTTAAAGGGAAATAAACTTAAACCGCTGGCGGTAAAGACTTCTTCAATATTACCGGGCATTTCTCCGGCTAGCAGTTTTGCTGCAAAAATTGCCCGCTGCGACATGGTTTCAATCACATATTGCCAATCTTCATCGGTAAAGGTATCTAACCAAATAGAAAGTTCGTAGGGTTCCGGTTCGGTTCCTTGAACCTTCGCCAAGACTTTTCCTTCCTTAAATTCAATACTTAAAACATTCCCTTGGCGGGCATAATTTCTCGCCCTTTCTAAGCGTTTTTTGAACCGATATTTATCGAGTAGTTCTAACCAGCGTTCTACCCACCATTCGCGGTTGATTAGTTGTTCGGAGGCGTGAGTCATAGGTTATTGCTTAGGAATTGACATCGTTATCTTCATCAATGATGGCGTTGCGATCCAGAACAAGTAAGGTTCTGAGTTGATCGGTATCTAATTTAGTCAGCCAATCTTCACCCGTTCCAACCACTTGTTCGGCAAGAAATTTCTTATTTTCAATTAAGTCGTGAATCTTCTCTTCTAAGGTTCCCGTAGAAACAAACTTATGAACTTGAACATTGCGCGTTTGTCCAATCCGAAAAACGCGATCCGTTGCTTGATTTTCTACAGCCGGATTCCACCAGCGATCGTAATGGAAAACATGATTAGCGCGGGTTAAGTTTAAACCTACTCCTCCCGCTTTTAACGAGAGAATAAAGATTTTCGGCGCTTGCGGATCGTGTTGAAAACGGTCGATCATTTCTTCTCGTTGCGCCTTACGGGTTCCGCCGTATAAGAAAAAGACTTCGCGGTTAAAGTGCTGTTCTAAATGCGGCTTTAAAAGCTTGCCCCATTCGGCAAATTGAGTGAAGATTAAAGCGCGGTCATTTTCGGCTAAGGCTTCTTCTAACATTTCCGCCAAACGCAGGAGTTTACCCGATTGTTGGGGATGTTTAATTTTAGCTTGCTTGAGGAAATGGGCGGGATGGTTGCAAATTTGTTTGAGCTTGGTGAGCAATGCTAGAATTTGCCCGTGGCGCTGGATGCCTTGAGCCTCTTCAATTTCAGTAAGGGAAGCTTCCACGGTTTGTTGATAGAGTTCGGCTTGTTCGGCAGATAACCCACAGAAGACGGTATTTTCCTGTTTTTCTGGTAAGTCTTGGATGATACTGCGATCGCTCTTTAGCCGACGTAAGATAAACGGTTGTACTAGCGATCGCAAACTCTGCAACGAATCGGTATCGCCGTATTTCTCAATCGGGATCGCAAACCGTCGCTGGAAAAATTGGCGATTTCCCAGATATCCTGGATTCAAGAAATCCATAATCGACCATAATTCCTGCAAGCGGTTCTCTACCGGAGTTCCCGTCAGCGCTATTTTAAAGGTGGCTTCCAAACTCTTCACCGCTTTAGACTGCTTGGCTTCCGGGTTCTTAATATTCTGCGCCTCATCTAAGACAACCCCTTGCCATTCCACGCTTTCCAACTCCTTCGCATCCCGGTAGACTAAGGCATAACTGGTAATTGTCAGATTGCAAAGGTTCGCCGCCTTCGCAAACGCCTTCCCTTTGGCGCGGTTATCGCCGTGATGAATTAACGTTTTCAGGTGAGGTGCAAACTTCTTCACCTCGCGTTCCCAGTTTCCCACCACCGAAGTCGGACAGACAACCAGCGTTGGCTTCTCTAAACCGCCTTCTTCCTGTAAATGGCACAAAAACGCCAATAACTGCGGCGTCTTCCCCATCCCCATATCATCGGCTAAACAAGCGCCTAACCCCCAACGTTCTAGGAAAGCTAGCCAACCTGCACCCAAAGCTTGATAGGGGCGTAACGTTCCTTGGAAAGATTCAGGAGTCGCGATCGCCTCTATCGATCGATTATCGGTCAAATTCGCCAATAATGCTTGCAAAGCCCCCGATGCTTCAAACTCCACCACGGGTAACTTTTGAATGATCTGATGGTCGCCCATCCCAATCCGCAGGGCATCCTCTAAACTCAGATTGGGTTGATCCTTGCGACTAGCGAAAAACTCCTGCGCCGCCTTCACATCCTGGGGACGCAATTCCACCCACTCGCCATTAATCTCCACCAACGGCGAATTGAGTTTAGCCAACCGATCGAATTGTGCCTTACTCAGGCGCTGTCCGCCAATGGTTAATTCCCACTTAAAATTCAGCAGACTTTGCAAACCAATGCGTTCGGTTTTCTTGAGTTTCGGCGTTTCAGCGCGAATACTCAACCCCAAACGGTTCGCAAACCCTTCCCGATTCGCCAACGAGGGCGGTAAGATAACGCCTAAACCGCTATCCTCAAACCGCCAAGTCTCCGTCTTGATAAACTCATAGGCTTGCAAAGGATGCAGCCGACAAAATAACGGTCGGGCTTGTTCTAAACTTTGTTCAATGGGCGGATACAGGCGCGAGGCTAACCCCAACCCGCTTAAAAAGGTTTCCTGGGGTTGTTCCACCGTGCGACCTTGATAAACCAGCCGTTCGACCGGATTGCTCCAAATCGTCATCGCATCTACTAAGAATTCTGGATCGTCTGCGGCCTGCAAACAGTATTCCAGCATCCATTCTGCTTGATTTCCCGTTGGGGGATGCAACTTAAACCCCACCTGAAAATGCTGCTGTCCCTTCAGTTGCGGCGCAATCGGGGCAATCCAAGCGTTAAGAGCCGTTTCTAAACGTTTGACCTCAGAATTGAGTTGAAGTTGATTTTCACTGCCCACAAGCGCTTCTAGCCAGGGCTGAACCGATGTTTCACCCTTGGGGGGAGATAGAGGAGAGGCGATCGCCCTCAGCCTTGCATCCAGCGTCGCTTGCAGAAAATCCAACAGCAGCGCCTGGGGTTCTGTGGGAAACTCCACCGCCAGAAATTCCCCCTCAGATTTGCCTACGCAGCGACAAATACCCGGCATCGCTTCGGTAAACTTAAGCAAGCGCAACCGATCCACAGAACTATCTAACAGCGGTAGCCACAGCGCCTCTAATCCCTCAGATTGTTGCTCTAGAATCGGTAAGAACTTACCCCGCGCCTGCAAATCCAAACTCCAGCGCGCCACATGGCCCCAAAAGCGCAAATCTTCCCCAAACCCCATTTCCCCAGAACTCAGCGTTCCCAAGGGTAAAGCTTGCAGAAACGCCAAAGCCGCCGCCGCTTCTAAGCACCATCCTTCCACCAACCAAGGATAAATGACGGCCGCCTCTGCGGGTTCCCCCGCCGAATGTTGGGGAAGGGGAACGCCTGCCTCTAAAACCGTTGGCAAGGCAATTTTTACCGTTTCTTGTCGATCCTGGGTTAGAATCCCCTGGGGAAGCACCCCTCGTTCCTGTAAATCGGTTAAAAATTGCTTAAATTCTGCTGTCCCCATACTCAAGGGATGGGTGACGATGGACGGTATTCCCGGCATCGCTTCTGGGGAAACCCTTCGCCAGGTTTCCCCCCACAGGATGAAACGCCCCTGATTTTGCCAACTCCCGTGTAAAATCGCCATGCAAAAATCCTAAGAAATCGTTAACAATGCGCGGTTAACGGCTGACTCTCTCCACCCGTTATCCCCGTTTTTGCCAAGCGTCCCAATTTCCTGAAAGCTGAGTGAAAATTCTCGTCAGGCTTATCTTTTGAGCAGTTCAGTCTGTCCTAATACAGCGGTAGGGCTGGTGAGGCTTGCGGTCGGATAGTCCTTGCTGACGGGGAAACGCTTCAGCGCTAGAGATCCATAAAATTGCCACCTTATCGCCATATTGTACATCGGGCAGTTTATTCTGTGCGGGGAAAGTTGAGGCCTTGCCGGACTCTACCCTGACTCATCAGGAGTAATGCTACGATTGCCACAGAGAAGAAAAAGAGAAGCGAAAAAAAGGTTTAGTGTTGCATGGGAGAAATTGATAAGTCAATATCTTTTAATGGACGAGATATTCGACTCAAAGTAGGATTATTAGCACCCCAAGCCGGAGGCTGCGTCCTGATTCAGTCTGGAGATACGGCTGTTTTAGTGACCGCAACCCGTGCAGAAGCTAGAGAAGGAATTGATTTCCTGCCATTATTAGTCGATTACGAAGAGAGACTGTACGCCGCAGGTCGCATCCCAGGCGGATTTTTACGTAGAGAAGGGCGTCCGCCAGAGAAAGCGATTTTAACCTGTCGTTTAATTGACCGCCCGCTGCGTCCGTTGTTTCCGGGTTGGTTGCGCGACGATATTCAAGTTGTGGCAACTACCCTATCGATGGACGAACAGGTTCCCCCGGATATTTTAGCGGTGACAGGCGCATCTTTAGCCGTATTGTTGGCCAAAATTCCCTTCCACGGCCCAATGGCTGCGGTTCGGGTTGGGTTAGTTGGCGATGATTTTATTATTAACCCCACCTATCATGAAATTGAACAAGGCGACTTAGATTTAGTTGTTGCCGGTTCGCCCGATGGGGTGATTATGGTGGAAGCTGGGGCCAACCAATTGTCCGAAGCCGACATGATTGAAGCCATTGATTTTGGCTATGAAGCGGTGGCGGACTTGATTCAAGCCCAACGCGACTTACTGGCCGAGTTGGAGTTGGAAATTACCCAAGGTCAAGCGCCAGAAGTCGATCCTACCCTAGAAAACTTTATTCGCGATCGCGCTACGGATTCGGTCAAGGGAATTTTAGCCCGTACCGAACTCGATAAACACGCCCGCGACCAAGCCTTAGATGAGGTGAAACAGACGCAAGTCCTCAACGCGATCGCAGAACTAGGCGAAGAAGACCCCATTCGCGTTGCGGCTGCGGCCGATGCCAAAGCCGTCAGCAACCTCTTTAAGGATTTAACCAAAAAGATGATGCGGAAGCAAATCATCGAGGATGGCATCCGCGTAGACGGCCGCAAACTTGATGAAGTCCGCCCTATCTCCTGCCGTACCGGAGTCTTACCGCCCCGCGTACATGGTAGCGCCCTATTCAATCGCGGTTTAACCCAAGTCATGTCTGTGGTAACGCTAGGCACCTCTGGCGACGCCCAAGAACTCGACGACTTGCACCCCGACGAACAGAAACGCTATCTACACCACTACAACTTCCCCCCCTATTCTGTGGGAGAAACCAGGCCGATGCGATCGCCCGGTCGTCGGGAAATTGGTCACGGGGCCTTAGCCGAACGCGCCATCGTTCCAATTCTGCCCCCAAAAGAAGACTTCCCCTACGTCATCCGCGTCGTTTCAGAAGTCCTCTCCTCCAACGGTTCGACCTCAATGGGTTCGGTGTGCGGTTCTACCCTCGCCCTGATGGATGCGGGCGTCCCCATCTCCAAACCCGTTAGCGGTGCCGCAATGGGCCTAATTAAAGAAGGAGAGGAAGTCCGCATCCTCACTGATATTCAAGGCATTGAAGACTTTTTAGGGGACATGGACTTTAAAGTCGCAGGTACCGATACCGGAATTACGGCCCTGCAAATGGATATGAAAATCACCGGGTTATCAATGGATATCGTCAAGCAAGCCATTGAACAAGCCAGACCCGCCCGCCTACATATCCTAGAGAGAATGCTGGCCACCATCGACCAGCCGCGCACCGAACTCTCACCCTTTGCCCCGCGCTTGCTGACCATGAAGATCGATCCCGATCTAATTGGTATGGTAATCGGACCTGGCGGTAAAACCATTAAAGGCATTACCGAAGAAACCGGGGCCAAAATTGACATTGAAGATGATGGCACCGTCATTATCTCTTCAATTGATGCTGAAAAAGCCAAACAAGCCCGCAGCATCATCATGGGCATGACGCGCAAGCTAAATGCAGGTGATGTCTATATGGGTCGCGTAACGCGCATTATCCAAATTGGGGCCTTTGTAGAATTTCTCCCTGGTAAGGAAGGGATGATTCACATCTCCCAACTTGCAGATTACCGCGTGGGCAAGGTCGAAGACGAGGTGACAGTTGGCGATGAAGTCATCGTCAAAATCCGCGACATCGACAACAAAGGTCGCATTAACCTCACCCGCCTAGGCATCCACCCCGACGAGGCCGCAGCCGCGAAGGTAGCAACTCAGCAGTAGGGAAAGGAGTGCAAAGTTCCGAGTTCCGAGTTCCGAGTGGGAAGACAGTGCTGAGTGGGGTTCTTAGTGCTGAGTGCTGAGTGGGAAGAGAGTGCTGAGGTGATAGTTTGCAAGTTCTCCTATCTCTTCTTCCCCAACCCCCAACTCCTAACTCCCAACTCCCTTCTTCCCCAACCCCCAACTCCTAACTCCCAACTCCCTTCTTCCCCAACCCCTAACTCCTAACTCCCAACTCCCTTCTTCCCCAACCCCTAACTCCTAACTCCCAACTCCCTTCTTCCCCCCACCTCCCCACCTCCCCATCCTCCTTTTCCCCAACCCCTAACTCCCAACTCCCAATTCCCTTTTTCCTGACTCCCAACTATCCTGCTGTCTAAAGAGAAAAGAACGAACTGTTGCAGGTTTTCTCAGGAGTCAGTCCTCCATGTCTCATTCGTATTGGTTAGCGGTGGGTTTGCTAGCACAGGTTCCTCTGACGGAGGGGCCAGAGGTTCCGCAGTTTACGCCGCTAAACTTAGATGTTGATTTGCTGGCATTAGATACTCGCCAAAATCTAGATATTCTCGCCACCCAAGTTAAGTTTCCCCTACCGACTGCTGAATGGTTTGCCCCAGAATTTAGCGCTTTAGAAACATTCAGCATAGCGCAGAGCAATCCCTACGGGAATCGCACTTTCCCCACCCGGCCGTCTCGCTGGTTTGTCCCATCCGCAATGGCTGCTAGCGCCCAACCGCAAATTCCCCAGGAGTTGCGAACCCTGCAAGCCTCCCAGGAACGCCAGTGGACGCTAGTCAACGGGAAATGGGAACTCACACGTCCTTTGGTCATTAAACGCCAACCTACTCCCCCGGCTATCCGTCCCGCTAGTGGTTCTCAACTCTACGAACAACGCTTAACGGCCTTAAAAGCAGGTCAAATTTACACGCGCTTAAGTGCCGATAGCTATGCTAGCGCCTGGACAAAAGCCACCGCCCAACCCTCCCATGAAGATTGGAAATATCTGTTAGCTTTGGAAGCTAGGGCGATCGCTTCCGGTCAGGGTAGTAATAAATTAAACATTATGCTCGGTGACTCCCTCAGTATGTGGTTCCCCACCGAACGATTGCCAACCGAAGGGTTATGGCTCAATCAAGGCGTTTCCGGCGAAACAACCACCCACATTCTCAGTCGGATTGCTCAGTTTAAATCGACTCAACCGCAAAAAATATACTTATTAGCTGGAATTAACGATTTACGTAACGGCGCTTCCGATGCCACAATCTTAAGCAACTTTCAAGAAATTATCCGCCAACTGCGACAAAACCACCCCGAAAGCCAGTTAGTCGTGCAATCGATTCTCCCCACCCGCCTCCCCGCTTTGGGTAGCTCGCGCATCCGTGCCCTGAACGATCGCATCGAGGCGATCGCGCTACAATACGGAGGCACTTATCTAGATCTCCATTCCCACTTTAGCGATGACCAAGGGATTCTAAGACTCGAACTCACCACCGACGGCATCCACCTCAGCGTCAAAGGTTACGAATTATGGCAACAACTCCTAAGTGTTGAGTAAGTGCTGAGTGCTGAGTGCTGAGTGCTGAGTGGGGAAGAAGGGAGTTAGGAGTTAGGAGTTAGGGGTTAGGGAAGAAGGGAGTTGGGAGTTAGGAGTTAGGGGTTAGGGAAGAAGGGAGTTGGGAGTTAGGAGTTAGGGGTTGGGGAAGAAGAGATAGGAGAACTTGCAAACTATCAACTCAGCACTCTCTTCCTACTCAACACACTGCTTCGCACCAAGAACCGCGCAACAGCACTTTCCACTCAGCACTCTTGAACCTACTCAGCACACTGCTACGCAGAAGCTAAAGCAACAGCACTTTCCACTCAGCACTCAGAGAAGAAGTCAGGAAAAATAGATAAACAACTCACAAATCTACTAACGATACCCCTTAAAATGGTCTGGATTTAGCAATCAGCCCTTAAGGGGGTTAGGTTGCAAATTTCAACTCTTAACCCGAAAATCCCCTATGCCTCGTCGCGACGATATCCACAAAATATTGCTTCTGGGTGCTGGCCCGATTGTAATTGGACAAGCTTGTGAGTTTGATTACTCTGGCACGCAAGCCTGTAAAGCCCTACGCAGTGAAGGCTACGAGGTCGTCCTCGTCAATTCTAACCCAGCAACGATTATGACCGATCCAGAGACAGCAGAGCGGACGTATATCGAACCGCTGACGCCGGAATTGGTCGAAAAAGTGATTGCCAAAGAACGACCGGATGCTTTACTCCCGACTATGGGGGGTCAAACGGCCCTAAACATCGCCGTAGCACTGGCAAAACGAGGGGTCTTAGACAAATACGGCGTAGAGTTGATTGGGGCGAAGTTAGACGCAATTGAAAAAGCAGAAGACCGCCTGTTATTTAAACAGGCGATGGAAAAGATAGGCGTTAGTGTCTGTCCTTCAGGAATTGCCAGTACCCTGGATGAAGCGAAAGCGATCGCGCATCAGATTGGCACGTATCCTTTAATTATCCGCCCTGCGTTTACCCTGGGGGGCGCTGGCGGCGGTATTGCTTACAACCAAGAAGAGTTTGAAGAGATTTCCCAAAGCGGGTTAGATGCGTCTCCGGTATCGCAAATTCTGATTGAACAGTCTTTGATTGGCTGGAAGGAATACGAACTCGAAGTCATGCGCGATTTGGCAGATAATGTGGTAATTATCTGCTCGATTGAAAACATTGACCCGATGGGCATTCATACGGGCGATTCGATTACCGTAGCACCTGCCCAAACCCTGACGGATAAGGAATATCAGCGTTTGCGGGATGCGTCCATTCAAATTATCCGCGAAATTGGAGTAGAAACAGGCGGTTCTAACATCCAGTTTGCCGTGAATCCGGTGGATGGGGATTTGATTGTGATTGAAATGAACCCCCGCGTTTCTCGGAGTTCGGCGTTAGCGTCGAAAGCGACGGGTTTCCCCATTGCTAAGTTTGCAGCGAAGCTAGCGGTTGGGTATACGTTGGATGAGATTTCTAACGATATTACCAAGAAAACTCCGGCTTCCTTTGAACCCACGATTGATTATGTGGTGACAAAGATTCCCCGGTTCGCCTTTGAGAAGTTCCCCGGAACGCCTGCGGTACTCACCACCCAGATGAAATCGGTTGGGGAAGCAATGGCCATTGGTCGGACGTTCTGCGAATCCTTCCAGAAAGCCCTCCGCAGCTTAGAAACCGGGCGTGCGGGTTGGGGCTGCGATCGCTCTGAGATGCTCCCCAGTTTAGAACAAATTCGCGCCGGATTGCGAACCCCCAATCCCGACCGCATCTTTACCGTTCGCCACGCGCTACTGATGGGAATGTCGGTGGAAGAGGTTTATGAGTTAACCGGGATTGACCCTTGGTTTCTCGATAAGATGGTTTCTTTATTAGAAACTGAGAAATTCCTCAAGCGCAGCCGCCTGCAAGACTTGACAAAAGATCAACTTTGGGAGATTAAACAGAAAGGATTTAGCGAT
This genomic interval from Desertifilum tharense IPPAS B-1220 contains the following:
- a CDS encoding DEAD/DEAH box helicase → MAILHGSWQNQGRFILWGETWRRVSPEAMPGIPSIVTHPLSMGTAEFKQFLTDLQERGVLPQGILTQDRQETVKIALPTVLEAGVPLPQHSAGEPAEAAVIYPWLVEGWCLEAAAALAFLQALPLGTLSSGEMGFGEDLRFWGHVARWSLDLQARGKFLPILEQQSEGLEALWLPLLDSSVDRLRLLKFTEAMPGICRCVGKSEGEFLAVEFPTEPQALLLDFLQATLDARLRAIASPLSPPKGETSVQPWLEALVGSENQLQLNSEVKRLETALNAWIAPIAPQLKGQQHFQVGFKLHPPTGNQAEWMLEYCLQAADDPEFLVDAMTIWSNPVERLVYQGRTVEQPQETFLSGLGLASRLYPPIEQSLEQARPLFCRLHPLQAYEFIKTETWRFEDSGLGVILPPSLANREGFANRLGLSIRAETPKLKKTERIGLQSLLNFKWELTIGGQRLSKAQFDRLAKLNSPLVEINGEWVELRPQDVKAAQEFFASRKDQPNLSLEDALRIGMGDHQIIQKLPVVEFEASGALQALLANLTDNRSIEAIATPESFQGTLRPYQALGAGWLAFLERWGLGACLADDMGMGKTPQLLAFLCHLQEEGGLEKPTLVVCPTSVVGNWEREVKKFAPHLKTLIHHGDNRAKGKAFAKAANLCNLTITSYALVYRDAKELESVEWQGVVLDEAQNIKNPEAKQSKAVKSLEATFKIALTGTPVENRLQELWSIMDFLNPGYLGNRQFFQRRFAIPIEKYGDTDSLQSLRSLVQPFILRRLKSDRSIIQDLPEKQENTVFCGLSAEQAELYQQTVEASLTEIEEAQGIQRHGQILALLTKLKQICNHPAHFLKQAKIKHPQQSGKLLRLAEMLEEALAENDRALIFTQFAEWGKLLKPHLEQHFNREVFFLYGGTRKAQREEMIDRFQHDPQAPKIFILSLKAGGVGLNLTRANHVFHYDRWWNPAVENQATDRVFRIGQTRNVQVHKFVSTGTLEEKIHDLIENKKFLAEQVVGTGEDWLTKLDTDQLRTLLVLDRNAIIDEDNDVNS
- a CDS encoding polyribonucleotide nucleotidyltransferase: MGEIDKSISFNGRDIRLKVGLLAPQAGGCVLIQSGDTAVLVTATRAEAREGIDFLPLLVDYEERLYAAGRIPGGFLRREGRPPEKAILTCRLIDRPLRPLFPGWLRDDIQVVATTLSMDEQVPPDILAVTGASLAVLLAKIPFHGPMAAVRVGLVGDDFIINPTYHEIEQGDLDLVVAGSPDGVIMVEAGANQLSEADMIEAIDFGYEAVADLIQAQRDLLAELELEITQGQAPEVDPTLENFIRDRATDSVKGILARTELDKHARDQALDEVKQTQVLNAIAELGEEDPIRVAAAADAKAVSNLFKDLTKKMMRKQIIEDGIRVDGRKLDEVRPISCRTGVLPPRVHGSALFNRGLTQVMSVVTLGTSGDAQELDDLHPDEQKRYLHHYNFPPYSVGETRPMRSPGRREIGHGALAERAIVPILPPKEDFPYVIRVVSEVLSSNGSTSMGSVCGSTLALMDAGVPISKPVSGAAMGLIKEGEEVRILTDIQGIEDFLGDMDFKVAGTDTGITALQMDMKITGLSMDIVKQAIEQARPARLHILERMLATIDQPRTELSPFAPRLLTMKIDPDLIGMVIGPGGKTIKGITEETGAKIDIEDDGTVIISSIDAEKAKQARSIIMGMTRKLNAGDVYMGRVTRIIQIGAFVEFLPGKEGMIHISQLADYRVGKVEDEVTVGDEVIVKIRDIDNKGRINLTRLGIHPDEAAAAKVATQQ
- a CDS encoding GDSL-type esterase/lipase family protein, whose protein sequence is MSHSYWLAVGLLAQVPLTEGPEVPQFTPLNLDVDLLALDTRQNLDILATQVKFPLPTAEWFAPEFSALETFSIAQSNPYGNRTFPTRPSRWFVPSAMAASAQPQIPQELRTLQASQERQWTLVNGKWELTRPLVIKRQPTPPAIRPASGSQLYEQRLTALKAGQIYTRLSADSYASAWTKATAQPSHEDWKYLLALEARAIASGQGSNKLNIMLGDSLSMWFPTERLPTEGLWLNQGVSGETTTHILSRIAQFKSTQPQKIYLLAGINDLRNGASDATILSNFQEIIRQLRQNHPESQLVVQSILPTRLPALGSSRIRALNDRIEAIALQYGGTYLDLHSHFSDDQGILRLELTTDGIHLSVKGYELWQQLLSVE
- a CDS encoding SWIM zinc finger family protein — encoded protein: MTHASEQLINREWWVERWLELLDKYRFKKRLERARNYARQGNVLSIEFKEGKVLAKVQGTEPEPYELSIWLDTFTDEDWQYVIETMSQRAIFAAKLLAGEMPGNIEEVFTASGLSLFPFKLDEVHSRCSCPDKANPCKHIGAVYYLLADRFGDDPFVLFQLRGRTKDQITSALRQLRGMAEDNTEGETQPTPASPVSSPLDLNRFWQYEAQLDSSLVVIAPPPSSETILDVLGPISLPSDAGTPANPTPVMEYLQSIYQQASQSAILAALNRDAS